One Numenius arquata chromosome 9, bNumArq3.hap1.1, whole genome shotgun sequence DNA window includes the following coding sequences:
- the CAB39 gene encoding calcium-binding protein 39 → MPFPFGKSHKSPADIVKNLKESMAVLEKQDISDKKAEKATEEVSKNLVAMKEILYGTNEKEPQTEAVAQLAQELYNSGLLSTLVADLQLIDFEGKKDVAQIFNNILRRQIGTRTPTVEYICTQQNILFMLLKGYESPEIALNCGIMLRECIRHEPLAKIILWSEQFYDFFRYVEMSTFDIASDAFATFKDLLTRHKLLSAEFLEQHYDRFFSEYEKLLHSENYVTKRQSLKLLGELLLDRHNFTIMTKYISKPENLKLMMNLLRDKSRNIQFEAFHVFKVFVANPNKTQPILDILLKNQTKLIEFLSKFQNDRTEDEQFNDEKTYLVKQIRDLKRPAQQEA, encoded by the exons ATGCCATTCCCTTTTGGCAAGTCCCACAAGTCTCCTGCAGACATAGTGAAGAACCTGAAGGAAAGTATGGCAGTTCTAGAAAAGCAAGACATCTCTGACAAGAAGGCAGAAAAG GCCACTGAGGAGGTCTCAAAAAACCTTGTTGCCATGAAAGAAATCTTGTATGGCACAAATGAAAAAGAACCACAGACAGAAGCTGTGGCACAGCTTGCTCAAGAGCTGTACAACAGTGGTCTTCTTAGTACCCTAGTAGCCGACTTGCAGCTAATTGATTTTGAG GGCAAAAAAGATGTTGCGCAAATTTTCAACAACATTCTCAGAAGGCAAATTGGTACAAGAACTCCCACAGTTGAATACATCTGCACTCAACAGAATATATTGTTCATGCTATTAAAAGG gtaCGAATCTCCAGAAATTGCTCTAAATTGTGGAATAATGCTTAGAGAATGCATCAGGCATGAACCACTTGCTAAAATAATCTTGTGGTcagaacaattctatgatttcttcAGATACGTGGAAATGTCAACGTTTGACATCGCTTCAGATGCATTTGCCACATTCAAG GATTTGCTTACAAGACACAAGTTGCTAAGTGCAGAATTTTTGGAACAACATTATGATAGG TTCTTCAGTGAATATGAGAAGTTACTTCATTCGGAAAATTATGTGACAAAGAGACAGTCACTTAAG CTTCTTGGTGAATTGTTATTGGACAGACACAACTTCACAATTATGACGAAGTACATCAGTAAACCTGAAAATCTCAAACTAATGATGAACCTTCTACGAGACAAGAGTCGTAACATTCAGTTTGAGGCCTTTCATGTGTTTAag GTGTTTGTAGCCAATCCTAACAAGACACAGCCTATATTAGACATCCTCCTAAAGAACCAGACCAAACTTATTGAGTTCCTCAGCAAGTTTCAGAATGACAGGACCGAGGATGAACAATTTAATGATGAGAAGACCTATTTAGTTAAACAGATCAGGGATTTGAAGAGACCAGCACAGCAAGAAGCTTAA